From a region of the Lentilactobacillus curieae genome:
- a CDS encoding MBL fold metallo-hydrolase has protein sequence MKLTVLGFLGGYPSHGDGTSSYLLEADGFKLLIDFGSGALLSLEKITDPLTIDAMILTHYHNDHIADVGVMQYYWQLHAERPREAVLPIYGHQEDQQHFDSLDWPKSTKKVAYNPDAELKIGPFKINFQKTHHPVTAYALRIEDIKTGKVLAFTADSAYFEGLKEICKDADLLLTDTNFFSNKTGQKWHMTTAETGKLATDSNVKKVLLSHLPADNDTDRLINETKKAITKDIPVMVAKTHLVVQM, from the coding sequence TTGAAACTAACTGTTTTAGGATTTCTAGGCGGCTATCCAAGTCATGGAGATGGAACGAGCTCATATTTACTCGAGGCTGACGGTTTTAAGCTACTTATTGACTTTGGTAGTGGTGCCTTATTAAGCCTAGAAAAAATTACTGATCCGCTCACAATTGATGCTATGATTTTGACTCACTACCACAATGATCACATTGCTGACGTTGGGGTTATGCAGTACTACTGGCAATTACACGCAGAACGGCCCAGAGAAGCCGTGTTACCTATTTACGGCCATCAGGAGGATCAGCAACATTTTGACAGTCTAGACTGGCCAAAATCAACGAAAAAAGTCGCTTATAATCCGGATGCTGAATTGAAAATCGGTCCCTTTAAAATTAATTTTCAGAAAACCCACCATCCAGTTACGGCATATGCTTTACGAATAGAAGACATTAAAACTGGGAAGGTGCTTGCATTTACGGCAGATAGCGCTTATTTTGAAGGATTGAAAGAAATATGTAAGGATGCAGATTTGTTGCTTACAGATACGAATTTCTTTTCTAACAAAACTGGTCAAAAATGGCATATGACCACAGCTGAGACGGGAAAGCTTGCCACAGATTCTAACGTTAAAAAGGTGCTGCTAAGCCATTTGCCTGCAGACAATGACACCGATCGATTGATTAATGAGACCAAAAAAGCAATTACTAAAGATATTCCAGTGATGGTTGCTAAAACTCATTTAGTT
- a CDS encoding OsmC family protein → MGKYVVHSTLRPLGTQVMNQTGGHSYLSDEPAVAQGTDAGPNPVQYLLGAVGGCMSVTARQIENEEPDLKIKKFKVDVYGETTRYPDGSSKVTHMDIKLTGETNLSPEDHNFFMNEVVRKCTVHASLEGSIPMDIEYL, encoded by the coding sequence ATGGGAAAATATGTTGTTCATTCAACCTTAAGACCGTTGGGCACTCAAGTTATGAATCAAACTGGTGGTCATTCATATTTATCAGATGAGCCTGCTGTTGCCCAAGGTACTGATGCAGGTCCTAACCCAGTACAATACTTATTAGGAGCGGTTGGTGGTTGTATGAGTGTAACTGCTCGCCAAATTGAAAACGAGGAACCAGATTTAAAAATTAAAAAGTTCAAGGTTGATGTTTATGGTGAGACAACCAGGTATCCAGATGGTAGTTCAAAAGTAACCCATATGGATATCAAATTGACTGGTGAGACTAACCTGTCTCCTGAAGATCATAATTTCTTTATGAACGAGGTTGTTAGGAAGTGTACCGTCCATGCTTCCCTCGAAGGATCGATTCCAATGGACATTGAATACCTATAA
- the tyrS gene encoding tyrosine--tRNA ligase codes for MNIIDDLQWRGAINQETDHDGLYDLVENKKIGIYVGVDPTGDSMHIGHLIPFMILKRFQLAGHKPVAVIGGGTGSIGDPSGKKSERVLQTMDQVHHNEVALTEQMQNLFGDDGQFEIVNNYEWLSKMTLLDFLRDYGKLFNVNTMLNKEIVASRLEVGISFTEFTYQILQSVDFLHLYQNNDVQLQLGGADQWGNITSGIDLIHKVEGSEARAYGLTIPLMLKADGTKFGKTAGGAVWLDPEKTTPYEFYQFWINQDDRDVVKYLKYFTFLDQDEITELEDKVKTQPEKREAQRRLAEEVTEFVHGKQAVIEAEHISAALFSGDVAKLTSSEIEQGFKNMPTVELTSEKRNIVEWLVDVTSIEPSRRQAREDLNNGAIRINGEKVTDVDSEIDPEAKFDGKFVIVRRGKKRYFLAKVK; via the coding sequence ATGAACATTATTGATGATTTACAGTGGCGTGGTGCGATTAATCAGGAAACTGACCACGACGGACTTTACGATTTGGTTGAAAATAAAAAAATTGGAATTTATGTGGGAGTAGACCCAACGGGTGACAGTATGCACATTGGTCACTTGATTCCATTTATGATTTTAAAGAGATTCCAATTAGCTGGCCATAAACCGGTTGCTGTTATCGGTGGTGGTACCGGATCGATTGGAGACCCAAGTGGTAAAAAGTCTGAGCGGGTGCTTCAAACTATGGATCAAGTTCATCACAATGAGGTTGCATTGACTGAACAAATGCAGAACTTGTTTGGGGATGATGGCCAGTTTGAAATTGTTAATAACTATGAGTGGCTATCAAAAATGACGTTATTGGATTTCCTTCGTGATTACGGGAAGTTGTTTAACGTTAATACTATGCTTAACAAAGAAATCGTTGCAAGCCGGTTAGAAGTAGGAATTTCATTTACTGAGTTTACGTATCAGATTCTACAATCTGTTGATTTCCTTCATCTATATCAAAATAATGACGTTCAGCTACAATTGGGTGGTGCTGATCAATGGGGAAATATTACCTCAGGGATTGACTTAATTCATAAGGTTGAAGGTTCAGAAGCCCGTGCATACGGATTGACTATTCCATTGATGCTTAAAGCAGATGGAACTAAGTTTGGTAAGACTGCTGGAGGTGCTGTTTGGCTTGATCCAGAAAAGACGACTCCTTACGAGTTCTATCAATTCTGGATCAATCAAGATGATCGTGACGTGGTTAAGTATTTAAAGTACTTTACTTTCTTGGACCAAGATGAGATCACCGAACTAGAAGATAAGGTTAAGACTCAACCGGAAAAGCGTGAAGCTCAAAGAAGATTAGCCGAAGAAGTAACTGAGTTTGTTCATGGCAAGCAGGCAGTTATAGAAGCAGAGCATATTTCAGCTGCACTATTTTCTGGTGACGTTGCTAAGTTGACTTCGTCAGAAATTGAACAAGGATTTAAAAATATGCCAACTGTTGAACTCACTTCAGAAAAGCGAAACATCGTTGAGTGGTTAGTTGACGTTACTTCAATAGAACCTTCTCGTAGACAAGCCAGAGAAGATCTTAATAATGGTGCGATCAGAATTAATGGAGAGAAAGTCACTGATGTTGACAGTGAAATCGACCCAGAAGCCAAGTTTGACGGTAAGTTTGTCATTGTTCGTCGTGGTAAAAAGCGGTACTTTTTGGCTAAAGTTAAATAG